In the genome of Mucilaginibacter defluvii, one region contains:
- a CDS encoding alpha-galactosidase codes for MFISIKKSGLCIALLCLCATLSTAAIGQSKTIRISYGINRYIAYNLSTGQYDVHQNGTQVFNRISASVIVNGQALSSTKYTKRTYTKAVVKTGFGKGMRHIISLSANGLPTMQQVFYTYNSGSFFTQLIIKGKAINTNNMVPFEGGFKQISGDVYSLFMPFDNDTFISYNAKPFKGNEKVTSAEVGAVYDNDTRGGLVVGSVEHVVWKTGVTTAAAESNTIKATAGYTEEGVTRDKIAHGMVSGSEVCSPLIFVGYFADYRAGLEAFGKANRTAEPPFVAKWTKPTPVGWNSWGVMQEKLTFDKAIKVADFFADSLKGFRSGNTAYIDLDSYWDNMLVNKNGERDFSNLKEFADHCKAKGLQPGIYWAPFTDWGFKSGPDRKMEGSDHTWGEAWTKIGNQYHELDGARAIDPTHPGTQARINYMIDHFKSCGFTMIKIDFLGHAAVESTGFYDKGITTGMQAYRKGMEYLIKRIDGQMLIYAAISPSLASGRYVHTRRIACDAFKSIKDSRYTLNSVTYGWWQSYVYDYVDADHIVFSTESEGANRARLLSGVITGTLITGDDYSEDGPWKARAKEYLQNLELLAIVKNGKAFKPVDGNMGEGASSIFVNKIGRRYYVAVFNYTDKEATVKLDAKRLGIPAKCSVTEILGKQKLGSYRDEMGVSLLPADAIIYRFDPDPS; via the coding sequence ATGTTTATCAGTATAAAAAAAAGCGGACTGTGCATAGCATTGCTATGCCTGTGCGCCACCCTGTCAACCGCTGCCATTGGGCAGTCAAAAACCATCCGTATATCGTATGGAATAAACCGATACATCGCATACAACCTGAGTACCGGGCAGTACGATGTTCACCAAAATGGAACCCAGGTTTTTAACCGTATTTCAGCATCGGTGATTGTTAACGGTCAAGCCTTATCGTCAACAAAATATACAAAGCGTACTTACACCAAAGCTGTTGTTAAAACCGGCTTCGGTAAGGGTATGAGGCATATTATCAGCTTATCGGCTAACGGCTTGCCAACAATGCAGCAGGTGTTTTACACGTATAACAGCGGGAGCTTTTTTACGCAATTAATTATAAAAGGCAAGGCCATAAACACCAATAACATGGTGCCGTTTGAGGGCGGTTTTAAGCAGATCAGCGGCGATGTGTATTCGCTTTTTATGCCTTTTGATAACGATACTTTTATCAGCTATAACGCAAAGCCATTTAAGGGCAATGAAAAGGTAACCAGTGCCGAAGTGGGGGCGGTTTATGATAACGATACACGTGGTGGGTTGGTGGTTGGCTCGGTTGAGCATGTGGTTTGGAAGACCGGCGTAACCACCGCTGCTGCGGAAAGCAATACCATAAAAGCTACTGCTGGCTATACCGAAGAGGGCGTTACCCGCGATAAGATAGCCCACGGTATGGTAAGCGGGAGTGAGGTATGCTCGCCGCTGATATTTGTTGGTTATTTTGCTGATTACCGCGCAGGCCTCGAGGCATTTGGTAAAGCTAACCGTACAGCCGAGCCGCCTTTTGTAGCCAAATGGACAAAACCCACACCCGTAGGCTGGAATAGCTGGGGCGTGATGCAGGAAAAGTTGACCTTTGATAAAGCCATCAAGGTGGCTGATTTTTTTGCCGATAGTTTGAAAGGCTTTCGTTCAGGTAACACCGCTTACATTGATCTGGATTCTTACTGGGATAATATGCTGGTTAATAAAAATGGCGAGCGTGATTTTTCAAACCTGAAAGAGTTTGCTGATCACTGCAAGGCCAAGGGTTTACAGCCCGGCATTTACTGGGCGCCTTTTACGGATTGGGGTTTTAAATCAGGCCCTGACAGGAAGATGGAAGGCAGCGACCATACCTGGGGCGAAGCCTGGACAAAGATAGGCAACCAATACCATGAGCTTGACGGCGCAAGGGCCATCGATCCAACGCACCCGGGCACACAGGCGCGTATCAATTACATGATCGATCATTTTAAGTCCTGCGGTTTTACCATGATCAAGATCGACTTTTTAGGCCACGCGGCTGTAGAGTCGACAGGCTTTTATGATAAAGGCATAACCACAGGTATGCAGGCTTACCGCAAGGGCATGGAGTATTTGATTAAACGTATCGACGGACAAATGCTGATCTATGCCGCTATATCGCCAAGTTTGGCCAGCGGTCGATATGTACATACCCGCCGCATAGCTTGCGATGCGTTTAAATCCATTAAAGACAGCCGTTATACTTTAAACAGCGTAACGTATGGCTGGTGGCAAAGTTATGTGTATGATTATGTAGATGCCGACCACATTGTGTTTTCAACCGAAAGCGAAGGAGCAAACCGCGCACGTTTGCTATCAGGCGTAATAACAGGTACATTGATTACCGGTGATGATTACTCCGAGGATGGCCCGTGGAAAGCCCGTGCCAAGGAGTATCTGCAAAATCTGGAATTGTTAGCCATCGTAAAAAATGGAAAAGCGTTTAAACCTGTTGACGGTAACATGGGTGAGGGCGCGTCGTCAATATTTGTTAATAAAATAGGGAGGCGTTACTACGTAGCGGTTTTTAATTATACCGATAAGGAAGCGACTGTTAAGCTTGATGCAAAACGTTTAGGCATACCGGCTAAGTGTAGCGTAACGGAGATTTTAGGTAAGCAGAAGTTAGGTTCTTATCGAGACGAAATGGGTGTATCGTTACTTCCGGCGGACGCGATTATTTACCGGTTTGATCCTGACCCTTCTTAA